Genomic window (Nicotiana sylvestris chromosome 7, ASM39365v2, whole genome shotgun sequence):
ttaataaagatacgtaagctaaaatattttttgtaattttccatttttatgatgaaaataaagtaaagaagtcaaaaatagttgaaatagctatattaggcctaaattaaatatttacatgttaaaatataaaaaatctttgGGAGGGTctaaaatcacatgtctacacatcataccccgccaaccctgctttcattCCGCCGTTGGCTCAATCCCAAGAACAacccactgttgattcatctccaggcttccccatttaccaccactaccagggcaccacttcccaaaccctacaagcaccaccacccaaaccagtcccataccctcctccaccagccacccctgtcttcgtagcaccccCACCCGCTACACTCCATCGATCTTCCAGTGAGCCCTTATTCCAAACCCAGGATATCCAATACTACCCCCAGAGCCTACCTTCAAGGCCATAGAGCATTACTCCTatactcctcattttgacctccctgtcgagactgagaaaccacctaaaaacccaGAGCATGAgaagatgttcaggaaagttagaagcctggaacagtcattcagaaaTATGTAGGGATTGGGAGGCTAGGTGAGCGTAGCTTACAAGgatttgtgtctatttcccgATGGTCAGTTGCCGGTGGGAtataagatgccaaagtttgatttgtatgacgggcacagagacccggtggcccatttgaggggattctgtagtaaaatgaaAAGAACCGGTGGAAAAGATGAGCTATTGATGGCGtactttagccagagtctgagtggctcggcattggagtggtacacttgTCAGGATCATGgcagatggtatacctgggatgatttggcccaagcattcgctcgtcatttccagtacaacatcgagattgttccagatcaTCTGTCTTTGACTAAAATTGAGAAAAAgtctagtgaaagtttcagagtATGGTTTTCgaggagagaacaagcggcaagagttaaccccccgattgaggaaagtgaaatggtggagtactttctaCACGCTCTGGAGCCCACCTACTTTGGCCACCTGATATCGGTCATAGGCaagtctttcaacgaggtagtaaagatgggtggcatgatggaagaagggcttaaatcaagcaaaattatgagttactcggctatcaaggcaactacccaagcTATTCAGAAAAGTACTGGAGGagtgattggaaagaagaataaagaagatgtggcaacaatTGATTCAGGACCACGGTTTGGACCCAGGGGCCCGTCacaccaatatacccagcctcgaccccatcaTTGAACCTGCACCCAAACCCCATAtaattcaccccaacactacttctcGTCACCAGACCCTCATATTTTTGTCCACCACACCCAGATatatactcaacctcctgccTATGCACAATGGCGCACCCCaaccccacaaaacacctacccagctccacaaaatgcttacccacccccacgagcctaccgaaaccttGTCGGCCCAGGTTTTTGGCCCAATCGAACattcaaaaatgagaggttgtagcggaagaaaaccttcaccccaTTAGGGGAGTCCTATACTAGTTTATTTCATAGATTGAGGtagttggatatgctgaggccaattgagtcgaaattgccaaaccctcctccaaagaatcttgattactccatgagctgtgaatattgttctggtactccggggcatgatacggagaagtgtTGGCACCTGAAAAAtgccatccaggagctcattgacataaaccggattgaagtccaaactccagaggcacccaacatcaaccagaaccctttgccaacccatcaggaaacaaacatgatcgagatagtacataagggaggagagcccaagaagccttcacagaccgcCATAATGATTtggtccagtgaggtcaagccagttaaaaaatcagcagttgaaggatcagtgaacaagttgagcagGGCAAACGGcaaaccatctgtggtagtcaaCGGAggatccccaagtgatgttgtggcgaagcaagaaaagtcaaaattggttgtgccaggagtggagAACAAGCCTATaataattgtagagggtgcccgtaTGGATCCTATCATCATTAAGCCTGTAACCTGGTTGCCGGTAATCAGCACCaaggccatcccatggaactatgaacgggtgatagtgacctataagggaaaggaagtgaaagaagaagtcaatgaggcccagggattaactcgttcggtgagatgctttgccccagaagaattaaggaaagctaaaacaccCAGAGATAATCCAACCCTAGTAAAGAAAGCAGTgactgaagaagaggcggaggagtttctgagaaaaatgaagatacaagattattccatccggagcagttgagaaagatgCCTGCTCAGATATCCTTGCTATCAATGTTGATCCACTCAGACAAGCATCGTCGGGacctgatgaaaattctgaacgaggctcacgtccccgacaaaatttcagtgaaccatctggaaaagatcgccaacaaaatatttgaggtgaacaaggtcaccttctctgatgacgagttgcctgtggaaggtactgaacacaacaaagctctctatcttacattaaaatgtgaagattctatGGTCACCAAGGTAtttgttgacaatggttccagtgcaaacatctgccctctctctattctgaacaagttgaaagttgatgatgagaggattcacaaaaaCAGCatatgcgtccgaggttttgatggcaGAGAAAAAGACTcggttggtgatatagtgcttgagttgacaataggaccagtggaattcaccatggagttccaggtgttggacgtAGTCGTCTCTTACAATTTGTAGTTAGGttgaccttggattcatgccgccaaagcagtcctgtccattttgcatcagatggtcaagttcgaatgggatagacaggagatcGTCGTGCATGGTGAAGACAATTTGTGTGCTCACATTGATGCCTCTATCTCGTTCATTGAgtttgaagatgacaaagggccttgggtctatcaagtttCTGAAGCAGTGACAGTCGAGAAGGTTCTAGAGGggaaatgtgttccaactacAAAAATAAcctccgcatcagtcatggtggcctttgaaatgctgaaaaatggctttgtgccCGGTAAGGTCTGGTGCATCTCTACAGAATATCATACAGCCAGTATCCCTCCCTGAAAATTTGGGTATGTTCGGTCTTGAATTCAAACCTACAGCGGTAAatgtgaaaagggctaaaaggttgaaacagaaggtgtgggcacttccaaagcccattccgcgtctctccaggtcttttgtcaagccgGGTGCCAGGAAACGCCCAGTGACGACTGTCCCAAGTTCTATGGTTAACATTgatgaggagttaattgaaagattccataggttgtttgatgatgtgaacatggtagaaggtggagaaggttctagcaaagcggacgtgcagttcgtcgggctgaatgtaaagcttaacaattgtaaggctactcctctccttacccggaaggagtcttggtagtttgttttgtttcctTTCTATATGGGTCATTCTAGGGTTATGACCCAGACTTTTATTTTccgcttgttgatgtacaaaccatgttatcctttattttagggaaatgcaatttccctttccatcactcctgatagttttatttttgttttcttttcttctctataAAGTTCCTTTTAtactggtttcaatgacatgatatgcgtgaggaatcttcggcccagtcttaaaagtcagtctaattctaaaataataatccaagaaatagagtgtgatgacgaatcaaaatatgatgaggatgaggcatttgaagagattagtacggaactaagtcattttgaagaaaaacccaagcctaacctgaatgatacagaagcaatcaatttaggggacccagataatgttagagaaactaagattagtgtccatcttgaaccacaaatcagggaagagataattaaagcattgtttgagtataaagatatttttgcatggttgtatgatgatatgcctggctTGAGTACCGATTTAgtggtccataaattgccaattgatccagcatttCCTCCCATTAAGCAGAAGTTGAgtacaaaactgatatgagtgtgaagattaaagaagaggtcacaaagcagcttgatgcaaaggtgattcgagtcacgcggtatcccatgtggttagccaatgttgtgcatgTGCCAAAGAGAGATGGTAAGACCAaagtgtgtgttgattactgtGATCTCAACatggcaagtccaaaggacaatttcccacttccaaatatccacattttgattgataattgtgccaagcatgagattgggtcttttgtggattgttatacgaggtatcatcagattttaatagATGAGGAAGACGCGGAAAAGActgcattcatcacgccatggggaacatactgctatcgggtcatgccttttggtttgaaaaacattggggcaacttacatgagggcaatgacgaccatattccatgacattatacacaaggagattgaggtttatatggatgatgtgatcataaagtccaggaagcagtctgaccacgtcagggatttgagaaagtttttccaaaggctctgCAAGTATAATCTTAAGCTTAATCCGGCAAAGTGCACGTTTGGTGTTCCATCGGGGAaattgttgggatttatagtcagtcggcggggcattgaattggatccgtcaaagatcaaagctatccaggaattgccaccgccaagaacaagaccgaggtgatgagtctgttagggaggctaAACGACATCAGtagatttattgctcagctcacaacaacttgtgagcccatctttaagttgctaaagaaggatgttgTGGTCAAATAGACTGATGAGTACTAgcaagcatttgataagataaaggggtacttgtcaaatccacctgtgttggtcccgccggaacctagaagacctttgattctttatttgacagccttggataattcatttggttatgtgttgggtcagcatgacaccACTGGCCGGAAAGAGCAAgacatctactatctcagcaagaagttcacatcttatgaggttaagtatattccccttgaaaggacatgttgtgccctgacttgggtatcacaaaagttgaagcattatttgtcatcctacactacttacctcatctctcgtctggatcctttgaagtatatctttcagaagcccatgcccacaggaaggctcgcaaaatggcagatcttgctcacagagtttgacatcgtatatgtgactcggacggcgatgaaagcccaagctttgaccaatcacttggctgagaacccagtggacgaataatatgaacctttgaagacttattttcctgataaagaggtAATGGACATTGACGAGGTCGAGAAGGAGGAAAAGTCcagttggaaactcttctttgatggggttgttaacatgaaaggcgttgggataggagttgTACTCATTTCTAAAACAGGGAATCACTACCCTATTATGGCTCAGCTTTATTTCTATTATACCACAACATGGATGAGTacaaggcatgcattttgggtttaaggctagctgtaaATATAggaatccaggaagtcttggtcttgggagactcggaccttctggtgcaccagattcaaggaggaTGGGAGACatgggatttaaagcttatactgTATTGACAATGTCTGTATGATCtctgtcaacggtttcgatcaatagaattcaagcacattccaaggatccataatgaggttgtcgatgctttggctaccttggcatcgatgttgcaccatccggacaaagcttatgttaaCCCTCTGCATATTAAAGtttgtgatcagcatgcctactgtaaTGTGGTTGAataagaacttgatggtgaaccatggtttcatgatatcagggaGTATACCAGGATGgtggtgtatccagtacaagccacagtagatcaaaagagaacaattcgtcgttTGGCAggtggatttttcttcaatggaagagttttgtacaaaagaactccagatcttggattgttaagatgcatagacgTTAGACAGGCCACAGCTATCATGACCAAAGTACACTTCGGAGTCCGCAGACCGCATAtaagtgggtatgttctggcaaagaagattcttcgagcaggttattattggctcaccatggagcgagattgtattacttttgtgcgcaagtgtcatcaatgtcaagtacacggagatttgattcattcgcTGCTAtttgaattgcacacaatgtccgcaccatggccatttgttgcttggagTATGGATCTCATCGAACCAATTGAGctagcagcatccaatggacataggtccattctggtgaccattgactatttcactaagcaggttgaagctaaaactttcaagtctgtgaccaagaaggcagtggtcgattttgttcattcaaatatcaattgtcggttcggaatcccaaaggtgatcatcacagataatggtgctaatcttaacagtcatttgatgaaagaagtgtgtcaacaatttaagattacctATCACAATTCCACCTTGTACCGCCCCAAGGTAAATTGAGCGgtggaggcagccaacaagaacataaagaagatacttcggaaaatggtgcagggttccaggcaatggcatgaataGTTGCCATTTACATTGTTGGGTTATTGCATTACTGtttgcacttcagtaggtgcaactccttatttgttggtatatggcactaagGCAGTGAAACCCGTGGAAGTTGAAATTATATCCCTTCGGAttgccgaaattgatgatgatgatgagtgggtcaaaacccatctggagcaattgagtttgattgatgaaaaaagattggcagcagtgtatcatagccagttgtatcaaaatagaatggcaagagcatataacaagaaggtgcgtccacggaaatttgaagtggttcagcaagtattgaaacgcatccttccacatcaggctgaagcgaaaggcaagttcaccccaaattggcaagggtcgttcatcgtaacgagagtgttgtcccatggtgctttatatttaacagatatagaaggcaaatgtgtagacatggctatcaattctgatacagtcaaaagatattatgtatgatttctttggtaagttgtgtttgtttgtacttggcatgttttgaagattggaatgacaaggGCATTTTGTtatgctatctaaatactttatccattgttacccctttgagccttatttatttcttttcatacccctctttagGAATCAGTAGCGAACTTCAGAAACACGAACACAAAAAGtaagtaaagaagaaaaagagaaaagaaaagagaaagaaaagaatggaaaagagtgggaaaaaaaagaaaagaaaagagaaaaaccacaacaaacaaagtaattcctatgtcatgaattacgtttgacctgattccttttaaggatacgtaggcagcctcacggttcgatcccataaaaataaaaattcaaaagtccccaagcaaagaaactggggcagaaagtttggttgttgtaagagatctgattcaaaaagttgtaattttgaacccattcaagttgttttgagcctttgtgatatGCTTTCTTTCGAACCCTatccaaagcccacattacggtccaaagaaagaccttccgatcagtcttcgagagatgccaagtcgagcaagtatgagtgtgattcatatcaggggcaacactctagtctaagcaggaaaaatgaaaaatgagagagttgtattggtgaaaaccctcacgggtgcCGTAAGGCAATGGAAAactgagagaaattaaaaatgagagagtcttattggtaaaaaccttcgcaggcaccgtaaggcgacaatgagttgagagatgaacaaatgagagaggtttgttggtaaaaacccttcagggcaccgcaggccgaacaaggtcagtgATTGGGCAAAGAAATTGGGTTACGGAGATCCTGGGGCAtaaagtatgacaactgaaaggtgattggttgaacgggtcgggctgattaatccaaaatgcatgtcatgatcatttgtgccagctgccccactcagataagttccttttcaTTTTTCTCCCTTAAATAGTCATCCTATTTCGGTTTCTATTCTTTATTTCTTTACCCTcgaaatcattgcatttcatttcttttgggtttatttctctaaggttTTTCCAATGTCATCTTTgtttaagcaagtaagaaaggatttcaaagcgtactaccaacttccaaattgcacaaatcaaagtgcggccaaagcatcccagagatagcatgatgtaaagtgggaaatAAGGTGTCAGTGAAAGTTCCATTGGTCGAATGGTTTAGTAATCTTGTGGGAGATACAGAGGTTCAGGTAGAAGGGTCAGAAATGTAAAACAACGGTTTGGGTGTAGAGCACTCGGATCATCCAAGGTCATGCGGTTGAGAGTCAGTCAAAAACTCAAAcggttcttggccagttcaaggcAACCAATCAAAGCAAAGCACGGCAGCGGAGAgaccaccttcagcaagaatgccacaaactaaccaccacattttaaactggcaagatttttctttgatctGAAACAGAGGaagaaaatttcatttgtttcggagaaaccctccttaaggaaagcaagtactagacaggttcgaccgtaaattctcagaaccctcctggacaatgggacttaGTTGAAATTCaacattcatgagtaacaagatctagcataagatTTACTTTGAGAAAATATAAGTTGcttttgaagttttcattcttaggacGAGACTCAATTggaaatttttaggaccctcctggataatggaatttagttttaagaccttcatatataacaagatttagtggaagtcatacctttagaaaatataatttttctttaaaactGCCATTTTACTAggagttttcaagaccctcctggataatgggatctagctttcaaattcttagggATATTTGGTAACATGGTTCAATTAACACTCAACGACGTgcccatctaccaaactggggcaagaaattttctttgttttgtctgttttgttgaaattaggcacccacctggagagaaagggagaacaacacgagtttcaagaatagaaagcagttcagggtcaagcaatcaggcacccacttggagaaacaAGGGAGGATAGTTCAAAGGAAAAACAGTTTCAAGAAAAGGACAAtgcaagtttcagcaatcaggcacccacctggagaacaaagggaaagcagcaatttCAGAGGAATCAGTTCgagttggaaatcaggcacccacctggagaacaaagggaagatagttcaagtgttggtaatcaggcgcccacctagaaaacaaagggaaatcagCAATGTTCAAATGAAGACAGCAAttaggagtccacctggagaacaaagggaaacagttcgagtctcaaggaaaaatagcgcaagtgttggtaatcaggattccacctggagaacaaagggaaagcaagccaagtgttggtaatcaggagcccacctagagaacaaaggaaaagcaatgcaagtgttggtaatcaggagcccacctggagaacaaagggaaagtaatTCGAGTATTgttaatcaggagcccacctagagaacaaagggaaagcagcaatgttcaaaggaagactgtgcaagttcggcaatcaggcgcccacttggaaaacaaagggaaaacaagtcaagtgtCTGTGGAAAGAACAATAATtaaaatgttggtaatcaggcgcccacctggagaacaaagggaaagcagcaatgtccAAAGGaggacggttcaagttcagcaatcaggcgcccacctgaagatcAAAGGGAAGGCAcctcagaatacaattcaagtcaacaacacaggaatttcacctggagagtacaagtcaacaaagcaacagaaactgcaagatcaagtttgaagatatagataggattcttgtaattcatagatcatagtttagtctagcttcttttattctgtcttggtgtaataaggggttcagcaagcagtagcagcagcaacaacaacagt
Coding sequences:
- the LOC138873632 gene encoding uncharacterized protein; protein product: MPKFDLYDGHRDPVAHLRGFCSKMKRTGGKDELLMAYFSQSLSGSALEWYTCQDHGRWYTWDDLAQAFARHFQYNIEIVPDHLSLTKIEKKSSESFRVWFSRREQAARVNPPIEESEMVEYFLHALEPTYFGHLISVIGKSFNEVVKMGGMMEEGLKSSKIMSYSAIKATTQAIQKSTGGVIGKKNKEDVATIDSGPRFGPRGPSHQYTQPRPHH